The genomic stretch CTTCTGCTGTAGTGCTACACTAAAGCTGTAAAACTTCTATTCGTGTTTCCTTTCAAGTTATACTATCATTTTTTATGCTTAGTTATTATGTTTGTGTATCTTCTAAATTTAATGTTAGACATGGACGTCAAGTGACATCTAAGTTAATATATACAGGGCAAGAAGGTGATGCTTCTGGAAGGTCAAAACAAAGTAGGAGCGAGAAGAAGAGTCGGAAGGCTATGCTGAAGCTCGGTATGAAGCCGGTACCTGGTGTCAGCCGTGTAACAGTAAAGAAGAGCAAGAATGTAAGTCAATgagttattattactattttttctgATATCTTTAAGAATTTTGAAGTGACTTCATTCTTCATTCTTCATTCTTTGCAATCCAGATACTATTTGTTATATCGAAACCCGATGTCTTCAAGAGCCCAACTTCAGACACCTACATTGTGTTTGGAGAGGCGAAAATTGAGGATCTAAGCTCACAGTTGCAGACTCAAGCTGCCGAGCAGTTCAAGGCCCCGGATTTGAGTCACATGATATCAAAACCTGAGCCATCTACCGTCGTACAGGATGACGAAGAGGTCGATGAGACTGGTGTCGAGCCAAAGGACATCGAATTGGTAATGACCCAGGCTGGGGTTCCCAGGTCCAGGGCTGTCAATGCGCTCAAAGCTGCCGAAGGTGATATCGTCACTGCAATCATGGAACTTACAAATTAATGCTTGAAGCCTTGAAGCCTTTATCTGAGGGATCTCTAGACAATATCATTGCGACTGGTGAAGTTTGAGGATCAGTTATGGCCGGAAATCAACTGGTGCTCTTCTAGTATCACAACTGTctagtttatttctttatgtttACTATGCTTGctattttcaaatatttctgAGGATTGTTCTCGCCATGGTTAAGTTGGAATGAAAACCCGTACACTAAGTCGAATGTTTCCAACTAAAACCGAGCAGATAAACTGGTTGCATATCAGGACTGAATAGGCCGAATTTTGTTTTCGATTCATGAGACTTCTGGTCCTCGTTGAACATGCCATAAATGTACACCTCGATCTCACCGGACCTGGCCGGCGTTCCTTTTCCGATGCGCCTGATCAGATTCTGGTTATACGTCTGTGTCTTTTCTGTGCTTGCCCCAGCTACACCTGCAGATGGCCACCCAGTCTCTGCCACCACCACGGGCACCTGCGGAGCTCCCTCCCTCTTCAGTGCCGCGTAGAAGGCGTCGACCAGCGAGTTGAAGGGATTTGTGTATGCGAACGTGCCATCTATTCAGACGGCAGTGTCATTCTTCAAAGTGTACGAAAGCGTGACCATGCTGTTGTTGACGGAGTGGAGGGGGTAAGTGTAAAAGCTGTCTAAGAACGGAGAACTGGTGTTGGCCAAGAACGCTGCTATCGGGCTCAGGAAAGTCGTCGCGTCGGCCGAGAAGGCGTCATTGGAGGGCGGGAAGGTCGACCCGAGGACCCCGGTGTCCACCGTGAGACGGTCAGCCAGGCCGGCAGATTCCAGAGCGTGGTGGAGGTTGCGCATGGCGGGGAGGACGCATTCCGCGTCGTCGTCCATTATAAATTGTTTAATTAGCCCGGTATGTCTCTTCTTTATATTATCATAAACTAATTTTTGTAtgaacaaaatttttttatataaaaaagtaataatttattttaaatttagtcaACCCTGAATAAAATGGTTTCGCGCTCCGTTCTTGGCATGTCCATGATCAGCTGGATGCCAGAGTTCCGTAGCGCTCGCAGAGCGGCCTGGTCGGGGCCGTACAGCCTCATCCTACCGATATTGTGGGAGCGGTAGAGGCTCACGACGGCGCTGGGCTCAGGGAGATTATTCCCCTGCATGCCGTAGCAAACTCCGACGAGTTGCGCACCTGGAATCGAATTCAACGGAGCGAAAACAACCTCGTTAAAGTTCCATTTTGATATCTCGAAAACAGAGAGAGAGGAAGAAAGATCAAGTACTTGCTGGAGCTGTCGTCAAAGTGGAGGCCAGAAACAACGCAACGAAGGTAAGCATCGTCGAGAGATCGATGTTTATTTTAGGGTAAGAAGATGGAGGAAGATTGCCAATGTAGAGGTTTAATTGATCGTCTCTGTGGAGTTGTGATTGATGGCCTACCTGCTATTGTAGACCTCGAATCTATAAGGTCAAGAAATTATTATGTCAATGGACGATACAATTCAACGCGCATGTGATTTTTCTTGTCAAATTTTCTAGTTCAGAATAATCAAAACTTGTGCGGATAATTTTAAATGTCAAATTTTTAATGTCATTTTACTTTTATATATAAAAAGTTTTGGGATTTATTATTTCGCATACTTAATTTtcataatataaaaattatacagCGCACTTTCATTATACCCCTCCTTTCACGGAATAATTATATATGTATTTCCGTACACATCTCTAAATTTTTGTCATATTCATTCAAAAATTTactattctcaatttacaataTTGAATTCAAATCTAATAACATGAATACATTTAGAAGACTTCTAGAATATATTGATTTTGATttgaaataattcaaaattatttaggtTCATTAGTCAATTTCGACTGAAAGTGATGGATGAATTTAAGAATTTAATATTTTCTTAACTAGAGAGTCTTAAGAATTCATTGATGGTATTGACTAGTCAGTATTATTGCCCTAGGTCTCATTAGCCTGTGATAAATTTTATCaagcttttataaatttaaaaattcattatttaTACTATTGAATTTAGGTTTAAGGgtatgaatatattaaaaagaCTTCCAAAAGTACATCAGTTTTAGTTTTAAGTGATTTAAAGTTTCCTAGGCCAATCAATTAGTTTTGTCTAAAATTGATTGATAGATCTACa from Zingiber officinale cultivar Zhangliang chromosome 5B, Zo_v1.1, whole genome shotgun sequence encodes the following:
- the LOC121986881 gene encoding glucan endo-1,3-beta-glucosidase-like; its protein translation is MDDDAECVLPAMRNLHHALESAGLADRLTVDTGVLGSTFPPSNDAFSADATTFLSPIAAFLANTNGTFAYTNPFNSLVDAFYAALKREGAPQVPVVVAETGWPSAGVAGASTEKTQTYNQNLIRRIGKGTPARSGEIEVYIYGMFNEDQKSHESKTKFGLFSPDMQPVYLLGFSWKHST
- the LOC121985236 gene encoding nascent polypeptide-associated complex subunit alpha-like protein 1; this translates as MTAQTQEELLAAHFEQQKIDNDEPIVEDDEEDDDDDDDDDDDKEDEGQEGDASGRSKQSRSEKKSRKAMLKLGMKPVPGVSRVTVKKSKNILFVISKPDVFKSPTSDTYIVFGEAKIEDLSSQLQTQAAEQFKAPDLSHMISKPEPSTVVQDDEEVDETGVEPKDIELVMTQAGVPRSRAVNALKAAEGDIVTAIMELTN